GGCGCGGCGCCGGCTGGGCGGAACGTAGAGCGCGGGCGCATTGCGGATCGGCAGGAAGAGATTGTCCGTCAACACGCGGTCGAGTTGAGGCTGGCTGTAAGGGCGGCCGGCGCCAAACGGCGTACGCTCGAAGCGCGCCCACAAGCCGCGCCGGTTGGGCACTACCACCAGCAGCCGCCCGCCGCCGGCCAGCACGCGCCACACCTCTCGCAGCAACCGCCGCAGGTCTTCCGAATGTTCCACAGCGTGGATCAACAATATACGGTCAATCGAGGTGTCGGGCAGTGGCAGAGCCGCCTCTTCGCACAAACCCACCAACCCCGGCTCACCGACCGGCCACGGTGACGCTCCCTGGCGCTCTGGCATCAGGGCGACAACCCGCTCAGCCTGCTCCATGAAGGGTCGCAAGTACGGCGTGCCATAGCCCATCGCCAGCACCCGCATACCCGCAAGATCCGGCCACAACAGCCGCAGCCGCCGCCGGATCAGCCGCCGCGCCACCTGCCCCAGCCGCGAGCAGTAAAACTGCCTAAGTTCGGAAACGTCATGCCACATGGAGCAAAACTAGAACACCCGCCACCCTACCGACGAG
This window of the Alphaproteobacteria bacterium genome carries:
- a CDS encoding class I SAM-dependent methyltransferase, whose translation is MARRLIRRRLRLLWPDLAGMRVLAMGYGTPYLRPFMEQAERVVALMPERQGASPWPVGEPGLVGLCEEAALPLPDTSIDRILLIHAVEHSEDLRRLLREVWRVLAGGGRLLVVVPNRRGLWARFERTPFGAGRPYSQPQLDRVLTDNLFLPIRNAPALYVPPSRRRALLRLAPAWEHLGERWARPFSGVLVSEVEKQVYVGTTLRAETRGRHPKTSPVVFGK